The Deltaproteobacteria bacterium genomic sequence ATCGGCGTATCCTTTCCTGCCTGCGCCAACAGGCAGCCTTTCGTTTTTAGATTCGCGAAAGGGTACGCCTACCTATTTCCTATTTCCACACGCTTTGATCATAGCTCGGCAACCTGTCATTCACTAAGGCATTCCTTCGCCACGCATCTTCTCGAAGATGGATACGACATTCGAACAGTCCAAGAATTACTCGGTCACCGCGACGTCAGCACCACCATGATTTACACTCATGTTTTAAACCGCGGTGGCCGCGGTGTTCAAAGCCCCGCCGATCGGCTTCTGAAGCCTTGACTCGTACTGTAATCGCCCGGAATAGGCTGCGGGCCAATAGTGGAATAGGCGGCCAAATTGGCCGTGTTTACTGCCATGGAAAATGTTGACTTTCAAACTCGAAGCGAGCGATATTACATCACAATGTTACTATTTGTGTTTTGTAATTTCGTCGGAGATAGACGGCGAAAGCGGGAGCGGTCTAAATCGCTCACTTAATAGTTAGGCCTCCGAATGAACGGACTCTGCCAGTCTTGCCGAAGGGAAACCGCTGAAGTTTCCGAACCCTGCGACAACAAGGATGCGCCGTACCTTGTTTGCCGAGGTTGTCATGCGAGACTGCTATCAAGATCGTTGAGGCCTGGAGAGTGGTTCAACTTGGCCGCAACGTATGGCTGGTGGCAGTACCTTCTGCACGATGACTTCTATGATGATGACGGCACCGCATCCCAGCCCGAGGATGTCGTCGAGGCTGCAGAACTACTTCCATGCCCGACCCTGTCGCAGGTCTCGAACGACTGCGAACGTCTACTTGACTACACAACTACGCGTTGGCGCATTGAAGACGAGCTCGCCGCCGCTTGGTGCCAGCTCCCACCTGCGGACGTCCAGCGCGTAGTTGTCCAGAGATTCGTCGGTGCACCCAACTCCGGTGTTCGGTCCGCCTGCCTGGATGTCCTGGCAATTGCACTCAAGTCGTCCGCTGGTGACTTCGTGGCGGAGGTATGGCAGAGGCACAAGGACCTCGTGGACATCAGTTCGCTGTTTCGAGCCACCGCTGCCTGCATGCCGGTGGATCAAGGTTTTCCGCTTGCAACCACGATGGTCGAATCACTTGACGGGCGTGAACGGCGGAACGCTATGGTGGCGCTCAGCTACTTTCAGTCCCCACGAGCTTTGCAGTGGATTGAGCAGCACGCGGCCGAGCCGACGACAGAAGATTGGGGCAACTTGGCAGCGGCCTCCTGCCTGAGTTGGTCTGAGGTGCGGTCGTGGCTCGCGCACGGTCGTCCCCTCAGTCTGATTGCGATTGATGCTTTACGCGCGATAGCGGACCCCAGGACGCCCCTACTTCGCGCAACGTCTCCAGCGCTACTGACACCGCCCCCGCAGGATGACTTCTTACGCGCACTTGCGGCTTACGAAGAGCAAGATCCGGTTCCCCGCGTCCGGCAGCGGATCGAATTCCTTCGGGCAGCAGGGCACAAGCTGTGCGCGGAGGCCTAACCCCTCGCTCAAGCTGACCCGCTACGGCAGGCTTTGTAAGCCCGGCCTGAGGTACTCTGTACATTTTCTCAGTCCGGGCTTACAAAGCCTGCCTCCGCGGGCAGCTTAGCTCGAACGTTAGCCCGCACACATGAGGGCTCTTGCTGCGTTCCCGAACTGCCTTGAACGCATGTCGGTGGTAGAGCGCGGTTTCGACGGATTGTGGTCCTGTATTTATTGCGAAGGCATTGGGCTCCCCCCGCTACGACGCGTCAGCGGTTGTGCGAACGCGTCCTTGTTGCTATGACACTCTCTTCGGTTCATTTGCGCGCCAGTTACACCCGGAGTATGACATGTCGTCGATATGGCTGATCGTATCCATGCTGCTTGGGTGCCAAGTTTGTTCGATACCGCTGACCAAAGCGGTCGCGACGCTCATCGCGCCCGCCGCGCACGCTGCGTCAACCGTTCCGGTCGTCCGTCAGTCGGGCTCTTCCTCGCCCAGGCTCACCTTCATCCCGGGCTCCACGCAGAAAGTGGAGCAGCTCATCGGGGATGTTGACCGCGAGACGAAGCGCCCCACCCTGAGCCGCACCGAGGAGCGCTTCGGCATCATCGGCACCGACCTCGGCTACTCCTTCGAGCACGAGGGCAAGCTGTTCTTCCTGTTCGGCGACACGATCGCCCGGGGCGGCACCGGCGATTCCATCGCGACCACCACCGCCCAGTCCGGCGAGGGCGGCGTGCGCCTCGACTTCGTCACCGGGGCCGACGGGCAGTGGCTTAAGGTGCGCCCGCCCGGCGTGAGCATGGAGACGAATGAGGTCCCGCTTGCTGGCCTGTCGATCGGCGGCCGGATCTATATGATGGTCAGGACGAATCGCACGGCGGGAGCATCCACGGGATCGGACATATCGAAGCTCGTCAGGTTCGACGAGCAGGCCCGCCGATTCGAGTTGCTCCGCGATGTCTCGCGCCTACCGCTCGGCCGCTTCATCCAGGTCAGCCTCTACCACGCGACCACCCCGGTCGCCGGACTCCCGAGTCAGGGCCCCGCGGTGCTGATGTGGGGGAACGGGGCCTATCGCAAAAGCAACGCGTACCTCGCGGTCACCCCCACGCAGAACTGGGTGACCGGCGAGGGGACGCGCTACTTCGCTGGCCTCGACGCGGCCGGCGAGCCGACTTGGGCCGCCGACGAGTCGCACGCGGCCCCGTTGTTCGAGCAACCGGTGATTGGCGACCACTCGGTGACGTATGTGCCGCAGGTGGGCCTATGGCTCATGCTCTATGACGCATGGCCCGGAAGACCCGACAGGCCGGACGCCGGCGTGCAGCTCCGGACTTCGATGACTCCCTGGGGACCGTGGAGCGCGCCCGAGCAGGTCCTGAGACCGGTCGACGCGGCGAAGGGCAGGCTCATGCACATGGCGAACACCGACGATGGGCTTGAATGGCCGCTGAAGAAGTTCAATGGCATGAGCCGAAGGTCGGAGCAGGGCGCCATCTACGCCCCGTACGTGATCGAGCGCTTCACTCGGGTCGAGGGCGACAGGCTGAAGCTGTACTACACCCTGTCGACCTGGAACCCTTACGTCGTCTTGCTGATGCGCTCCGAGTTCAAGGTGCAATGAGCGTTCCGAACATCGTTGAGCTCATCACTGACAGTAGTATGTCTCGCCGATGTCACTTGGTATCCGCCACATTAGCGGAGAAATGCGTTCTAACTTCAGTTCGAGCGGACGCGCCCGCAAGCGGCATCGTGCTTGCGCACATCAGTGGGACCATCGCTTTTGCGAACAGCGTCGCGGCGCGCCGCTCACCCTGAGCGTTCTGCTCAAAGGAGAAAGATGATCACGATCCGTTCAAGTTTGCCGGAGGACGCGGAGGGCATACGGCGGGTTTCTGAATCTGCGACCGCTACGCTCCGAAAGACCTACCGGCCCAATCAGAAGGCGCTGGAGAACCGGAAAAGCTTCTCCTCACAACTCAACCGCCTCGTTGCACTTGTTGACGGAGAGATTGCTGGAACGACCCAATTCTACCGTGACGGGGAAGCCCTCCGTATTATCGGTCTATTTGTCCACCCGGACTACCGGCGTCGAGGGGTCGCAAGGGCAATTGTTGATGAAGTGGTCGAAATCGCCCTGAAGCAAGGAATCGATCTGCTCGTAACTCGAACAGTCAAAGAGACGGGGAACGTTCCGATTTTCGAGAAGATGGGATTTGACGTGATGTCTGTCCACGCGGATGAGTACTCGGAGAGCGATGAATTCCGGCAATTGTCAGAGGTTGATTTGCAGAAGAAGATAACATGAGAAAGCAGAACCAGCACCTGCACTTTACCGGCGTTGACCGCGCCGGAAAGTGAGGTGCGCCGTTAGGCGACGCGACCGTGTTTCCCGACAACGTGCTTTTGCCCCCTATCTTGTGAGATAGTCCCTCAGTGGCATTTTAATATCAGTTTGAGTGGGACCTGGTGAAAGCCCGGCAAAATGCGCGAAAACATCGCGTCACCTTTGAACGTGGCGCCACGGTGTTTAAGGATCCAAACGCGTTGTCCTTGTTTGATGACGAGAAGCAATATCAGAGGAAGTAACTATGAGACGGGGGTACGATTTTTCGAAAGCCGTTCCGGGAAGAGTTTTACCCCAAAGGCGCAGAACTGCGGCTGTCCATTTATTCGAACAAGATCGGTAGAGCGATAAGCGTTGGGATGCGTGGTTTTGGAAATATCGTTTCCTAACCGCGCTGTTGGCACCGATGACGCCTAACCGCTTCAGCGAACGGCGCTCCGTGCCGGCGCTGGGCTTTGTCGTTCTCATTAAAAATAAGTGAGTGTTCAATGACACCGCTATTTAAGAAGCTCAACCTCGGTGACAACAAGACTATTCTCGTCCTCAATGCACCGGACTCATTTGAAATAGAACTATCGCAGATTTCCGGAGTGACCATTCAACGGAAAGTGTCGTCAACGTCGGCCTTCGCGCTCGGTTTCGCCATGACTCGGGAGCAGCTCGACCGAGTTTCGGCAACGCTTGTGAAGGTGTCTAAGGGCGACGCTATCGTGTGGGTCGCATACCTGAAAGCAACGTCGAAGCGCTACGCCGGCGAATTCAATCGGGACAACGGCTGGACCGTTCTCGGCAACGCTGGTTTTGAACCCGTGCGCCAGGTGTCGATTGACGCGGATTGGACGGCGCTTCGCTTCCGCAGGACGGCGCACATCAAGTCCTTCACTCGCAGCAATGCGATGGCCATATCGGCCGAAGGAAAACGCCGAACCAGGCGGTGAACTGGAGCCGCCTATTTGAAGTCCCTGAAGACGGACAGATGAAATTCACAAAGGCAATGTAGGATTCTGAACTAAACACCCCAAGTAGAATACCGCATGATCGGGATGTTCACATGAACAAACAAAGTCGACATAGAAGAATGCGCGCCAATGGAACCCAACAAAATCGCCACCGCTCTGCGCCGCTACGCGATGAACGGCTTTCAGAGCGCTTCGACGTGGCGGGCGATGTGCGCGCGCATGGCCTGATCGGGCAGCGCTCCGAAACCAGCCTGCATATTGTCGCGCAGATGCGCCACTTTGCTGGTTGCCGGAATCGCGCAGGTCACCGCGGGATGAGAAATCGCAAACTTAAGCAGCAATTGCGCCCAGCTTGAGCAATCGACTTGCGCGGCAAAACTCGGCAGCGGATAAGGCAACACCCGCTTGATCAAACCGCCGCCGCCAAAGGGACGATTGACCAGCACGGCGATTTTTCGCTCTGCCGCCAAGGCGAGCAGTCTTTTCTCCGCGCTGCGCTCGGCGATCGAATAGTTCAGCTGGACGAAATCGAGTGGCTCCGCTTTCATCACGCGTTCCAAGTCACCGTAGCCGCTCTCGGTGTAATGGGTCACGCCGATGTAGCGAAGCTTTCCTGGCTCTTTCCAACTGCGCAGCGTCGCAAGATGGGTGCGCCAATCGACGAGGTTGTGCACCTGCAATAAATCCATCCGCGGGGTGCGCAAACGGCGAAACGATTCTTCCATTTGGCGGATGCCGGGCTCACGCCCCTGCGTCCACACCTTGGTGGCGAAAAATATCTTGGCCGTAAGCGTAGCCTCGGCAATCAGGTCGCCGGCAACGCTTTCGGACCGACCATACATGGGCGACGAGTCGATGACGCTGCCGCCGTAGGCCGCGAATTCGCGCAGCACCGCACGCAGCGGCGCGCGCTCCGACTCCCCGCCAACGTCGAAGGTCTGCCAAGTGCCCAGACCGATCACCGGCAGAGTCTCGCCGCTCTGCGGTATGACTCGACGAATCATCGGCGTTGTGGTGGCAGCCATGGCGCTAGCGCATTTCATATAAAGCCCACTCGCCAAAAACGCGCGCAGCAGTTGACGTCGCGTCATAGCGTCTGTTCAGTTAAGCGCTTCGTCAATGCTCCAAACCCCGGCGCCGCGCGTCGCGATGTACAAAAACACAATACAATAGAGCACCGCCGCGACGCCTTTATTTTCCAGCGGCCAAAAACCTGCGGGGAAATGACCGATGAAGTAGGCCGCCGCCATCAGGCCGCTAGCGACGAAAGCTGCGTAGCCGGCCCAGAGCCCTAACGTAAGCAGCACACCAGCCACCAGCTCGATGGCACCGGCGACGCCAATCAGAGACGCCAACGCCGTCGCGCTGCCCTTGCCATCGATGCCGCCGAACCAGCCGAAGATTTTCTGCGCGCCATGGCAGAAGAACAACGCGCCGAGCACGATGCGCATGAGCGCATAGGCGTAGTCGCTATAAACGCCGAGAATTTTTTCCACGATCCCCTCCGCTCGCTGCTGGTTGACCTAGAAGCCGATGCCGACACCGACGGAGACGCCGCGCCGCAGCCGGCGGTCCCGGTCGTTCAGAAAGCGCTGTTCCTCGCGCCGTACCCGCTCGATCTCTTCTTCGATTTCTTTGCCGACCCATTCACCGTTGGTGAAGAGCGTCGGCAGATCGAAATCTCTGCCTTCGATCAACTGCAAGGTTTTCGCGATTTCGTTGCGAATCTGGCCTGTCGGGTCCCAGTAGCCCAGCGTCAAACGATGTGCAGCGGTGTATTCGATCCAATCGTAAAGGCCGCGCAAACCCACGGCCATCTCTTTGGCGCCGCGGTCCCGCTCAGCTGCGCGCGCCAATGTTAACCCGAGATAGAGACGCGCCATGGGATCTTGCGCATCGAGGACGAGCGCTCGCTCCAGCGATTGCCGCGCTTCCGCAAATCTGCCGGTGAGATATTGGCTGCGCCCCAAATAGGTCAGAACCCCTTGGCGAAACAGCGAATAGGTCGCAACGTAGCTCGGGTCTTGCGCTGCGGCTTGGGCGAAATAACCGAGCGCCGCTTCGGGATGATGGGTGAGCAAAGCTTGTCTGCCCGACTGGACTTGACCGGCGAGTCGGTAGGCTGCGCAGCCGGTCACCCAACCTGCGAGCAACAAGAGCGCCCCCGAGCGCGAGACTCTCATGTCAAAAGGCTAGAATTCACAACCGCCACTGTCAAGCATGGCAGCGTCGATGGCTACGATGGCCGACCCCCACGACAATCTGAACAAATGGCTTTGCCGATCGCGGCAGGAGACGCGCCAAAACCCATCCGCAAAAATATTGCGCGTCAACCTTGTGCGCCGTTCCATTGGTAAAAATATTTCGCTTGCGGCCCACGAGAAAGCGTCAAGATTTTGACCGTTTTTTTCCTTGCATCGACGGAACCGATCAAGTAGCCTGCCCGGACTCCAATCAAATGGTGCTCTATGTTTTTCAACGCAGCTATTGTTCTGCTGGGAATTCTTTTGTCTCTTGTGACCGGTTGCGTGCCGGCGCCCTTCCAGGCGCCGCCGCGCCCGGTTGCCGTCGTGCAACCTTTGCCCGCCGCCCCCGCGCCACCACCGCCGTTTACGCTCTCCGCAGAATTTCAAGCACTGGCGGAAGTTCAAGACGAACTGGACGATGAAGCCGCCAATGGCCTGGTTTGGCCCGCTGGCATGTTCGCTGCCGCGGTAAAGAAAGAACCGGAGAAGCCGGCCCAAGCCGCCAAACCCATCGACGATTCACCCACGGCTTTGCAAAGGGTTTCCGGACCGCTCGCCGACGACCGGCTGTTGGACCTGCTGGAGAAAGATCTTGACAAAGCGGTCAGCCAAGCGCCCGAGCGGCGCCGCTTGCAGCTCTCCAAAGCGGTGACCGACGACCCAAAGGTGCGCCACTACGTTACGCTGTTTTCAAAAACCACTCGTCCCTACTTTGCTCAGCTTTTGGCGCGCTCCGGGAAATATATGCCGATGATCGTGAAAACTTTGCGCGAAGCGGGACTGCCAGACGAGATGGGTTATCTGGCCCTGATCGAAAGCGCGTTTATCCCGCACGCGAAATCGCCGGCAGGCGCCGCGGGTTTGTGGCAGTTCGTGCCCGACACGGCGCGGATCTATGGGCTGCGCATCGACTCATGGGTCGACGAGCGTTTCGACCCGGCCAAATCGACACGCGCCGCAGCCTCCTACTTGAAAGATCTACACGAACGTTACGGCCGTTGGTTCTTCGCCACGGCGGCGTACAATTCCGGCCCCTCCATTCTCGACAACGCTCTGCAAAGAACCAAGAATCAAGATTTCCAGAGTCTCGGCGTCAATCGCCGGCTGAGCGCTGAGACGCGCAACTTCGTCCCGAAATTCGTCGCCGCGGCGCTCATCGCCACCGATCCGCGCAAATATGGCTTCGAGCAGCTGCGCTATGAAACGCCGTTGGAGTACGATGAGGTCGAAGTACGCGAGCCGATGAAATTGGAAACCATCGCGGCCATGACTGGCAGTGACCTCCGTTTGTTGACAGAGCTCAATCCCGCCTTGCTGCGCGGCCAGACGCCGCCGGGCGAACGCAACTACCGCGTCAAGATACCCGAAGGACGCAGCCTGATGTTAGCCAAAGCGATGGCGCCCAAGAAAGAAATCAGAGAAACCGTCGAACCGCCCAAAGAACCTAAGGAGACTAAGGATCAGCCTGAAACTGAAGTGATCACCTACGAGGTCAAACGCGGCGAGACACTCTATTCCATAGCACGCCGTTACGGTCAAACTGTGCGGAGCCTGATGGCGCTCAACGGCCTAACCAGCGCTAAAGTGCGCGCTGGCCAGCAGCTGAGAATCTTAGTCGACACGCTACGCGGCGCGCTGCGTTAGCTTGGGCGACGCTATTTTCGCTTGCTCATCGGCACGAAGTCACGCGGCGCAGCGCCAAGGTAGAGTTGTTTCGGCCTAGCAAGTTTTTGTTCAGGATCGGTGAGCATCTCTTCCCACTGGGCAATCCAACCGGAGGTGCGCGGAATCGCAAACAGCACCGGGAACATATCCATCGGCAGGCCCATCGATTGGTAGATCAAGCCGGAATAGAAGTCGACGTTCGGATAGAGTTTGCGCTTGATGAAATAGTCATCGGACAGCGCGATTCGTTCCAACTCGAGGGCGATGTCGAGTAACGGGTTGCGCCCGGTGACTTCAAAAACTTCGTCGGCGGTCTTTTTGATGATTTTCGCGCGCGGGTCGTAGTTCTTATACACCCGGTGGCCAAAGCCCATCAGCCGCCCATCGCCGCCTTTCACTTTCTTGATGAAATCGGGGACCTTATCCTTCGAGCCGATCTCCATCAGCATGCGCAGCACGGCTTCGTTGGCACCGCCATGCAGCGGGCCGTAAAGTGCGGCGGCGGCGCCCGCCACTGCTGAATAGGGATCGGGCTGGGAGCTGCCGATGCCGCGCATCGCATTGGTGCTGCAGTTTTGCTCGTGATCGGCGTGCAAAATAAACAGCAGGTCCAGTGCTTTTTCCAAGACCGCATTGGGTTTGTACTTTAACTCAGTCATCTTGAACAACATGTTCAAGAAGTTGCCGGTATAGCTCAGGTCGTTGTCCGGGTATGCGTACGGCTGCCCAAGGCTGTGCCGATAGGCGAACGCCGCCAAAGTCGGCATCTTGCTGATCAAGCGATAGGTCTGCATGCGCCGATTACCGGCATCGAAAATTTTCTTGGCGTCGGGATAAAACGTCGACAGCGCGCCCACGGTGCTGACGAGAATGCCCATGGGATGAGCGTCGTGATGGAAGCCGTCGATGAGTTTCTTGATATTCTCATGGATAATCGAGTGAAAAGTCACGTTGTGACTGAAGTCTGCCAGCTGTTTTTCGTTGGGCAACTCACCATTGAGAATCAAATACGCGGTCTCTAAATAGGTGCTTTGTTCGGCGATCTGCTCGATCGGATAGCCTCGGTAGCGCAGGATTCCCTTATCGCCATCTATATAAGTAATGCGGCTCTGGCACGAAGCAGTGTTCATGAACCCCGGGTCGTACACCACCAGCCCATCGTCCTCAGTGACCTTGATTTGGAACAAATCCGTCGCCTTCACGGCGCCATGTTTGATCGGAACTTCGTATGTCTTACCGGTCCGGTTGTCCGTAATGGTCAATGTCTCTGAGGCCATTTGTGGTTACCTTTCGGGTTTCGTCAGATTCTATTTAGACCATCCCTATCCGCCGGTCAACCGAGTGCTTTACGGCGCCAAAGACCATTGGACACCCCAACGCGGCGCTTGTTTGGCCAGACAAACCAAAGTAGCCGGTGCGAAGTCGACCACGATGCGTTCGGCGTTGCCCTTGACGAGCAACCCCACGATCCGGTTCATGAAGGGCAGATGGCCCACCAACATGATCGAGTCCGTGGCGAGCTCCAACATGGCAGCGGTTCCCGCCGGATCGGCCATCGGCTGGAGACCGTCCATTGGTGCCATGCCCCGGGCTGGGCGCAGCTGTTCGCTCATGATCTCGGCGGTTTGGCGGGCGCGCAGTATGCCGGAATGGTAAATGACCGCCGGCTGCACACCCTTTGCCGCGGCCTGCTGCGCCAGCCGTGCCACCTGAACCCGACCCATTTCGCTGAGCGGTCGCTCAACATCGACCAGCTCGGAAACCGCATCCCCATGCCTGACAAGATAGAAATCTACCACCGTAGCATCCTTGCTGTGGTATCCCGAAACCTGCCGGCCGATGGCCAACGCAGCGGGACGTTGCTCTTGAAAGTGGCCCGGCCGCACACACTGCTGCACGCGAAAAATCGGTTGCAAAATGTTTTTGTTGATATAGTATGCGACCGTCTTAGTTTCAATCCGATTTTCCCAACGTGATCGAATTTCGCAACCTCAACAAATGGTTTGGCGCGCTTCAGGTGTTGAAAAACGTCAACCTAACCATCGCCGGCGGCGAAGTCGTCGTGGTTTGCGGCCCCAGCGGCAGCGGCAAGAGTACGCTGATCCGCTGCATCAACCGTCTTGAGCCTTTCCAGTCCGGCGAGTTGATCGTCGACGGCATGTCGCTCACCGATGCCAATCTCGACGCTGCCAAGCTGCGCACCAACGTCGGCATGGTGTTTCAATCGTTCAATCTCTATCCGCACATGACCGTGCTGCGCAACATCACCCTGGCACCGGTCAAGGTCAAAAAAATCGCCGATGGCGAAGCCGAAAAAATCGCCCGCCAGCTGCTCGAACGGGTGGGCATTCCCGACAAAGCCGACGTCTATCCGGCCAATCTCTCCGGCGGCCAACAGCAGCGCGTCGCCATCGCCCGCGCCCTGGCGATGAAGCCTAAAGTCATGCTTTTCGACGAGCCGACCTCGGCGCTCGATCCGGAAATGATCAACGAAGTGCTCGAAGTGATGACCGACCTGGCGCGCGACGGCATGACGATGATCGTCGTCACCCACGAGATGGGCTTTGCCCGCCGGGTTTCTCACCGGGTGGTTTTCATGGATGGTGGACAGGTGATCGAAGAAGCCGCGCCGGAGCAGTTTTTCGCGGCGCCGGAGTCGGAGCGAGCCAAACAGTTTCTCAGCAAAATACTTTCACACTAAGGAGATCGCGGATGAAAAATTTTATCTGGCTCTGTGCCGTCATCGTAGCGCTGGCTGCCGGCGCGACTAGTGCGCGCGGTCAATCGACCTTGGAGAAAATCGACAAGAGCGGCGTCCTCGTCATCGGCACGCGCACCGGTTCGCCGCCGTTTGCCTACGTCAACAAGAATAACGAATGGGTCGGCTTCTCCATCGACTTGGTCGAACAGGCGATCATTCCGGTGTTGAACAAGAAGCTCAACAAGACCATAAAAGTCGAAAAGAAAGAATCGGCGCCGGCGACGCGCATTCCGCTGCTAACCTCGAACGCCGTCGATTTGATCGCTGAAACCATGACCGATACACAGGCGCGCCGCGACAGCGTCGATTTCAGCATCACCTTCTTCGCCACCGGCGCGCAGTTTCTGGTGCGAAAAGGCAGCCCGATCAAAGGCATTCAAACCATCGCCAACCGGCGCATCGCGGCACAGCAGGGCTCGACCAACGCCAAGATCGTCCGCGAGCGCGTGCCCAACGCCAAGCTCGTCGAATTCCCCGATCAGCCCGCTGCGTTTCAAGCGCTGGCACAAAAGCAAGTCGATGCTTATACCAACGACGGCATTCAGCTCGCCGGCCTGAGAGCCAAAGCGCCCAAGCCCGACGAGTGGGCCGTGGTCGGTGAATTTTTTTCCTATGAACCCTATGGCATGGCGATGCGCAGGAACGACTCGGACTTTCGCCAGGTCGTCAACGTCGGTCTGATGGACGCCATCTCTTCCGGTTTATACTTGACCATCTACGACAAATGGTTCGGCATCAAGGGCGAAGTGCCCTATTTGCTGGCACCGGAAACTAAACGGTTCCTAGAGATGCAGGTGGTGCCGAAATAGAACGAGGCAAGAGGCAACAGGCATTAGGCAATAGTTTCGGATTCCGAACTGTGTCTATTGCCTCTTGCCTAATGCCGATTGCCTGTGAACTACCAATTCAACTGGAGCGTGCTGTGGAGCGGCCAGACCGGCGGCTGGCTGCTCCAGGGGCTCCTTACCACTTTACAGATATCGCTGCTCGGTTGGCTCCTCGCGGTCGCGCTCGGCATCGTCTCTGGTGCGCTGCGCACGGTGCCCTTTCCTCCACTGCGCTGGTTGGCCACCTTCTACGTTGAGTTTTTCCGCAATGTGCCGCTCTTGGTCTGGATGTTTTTTTGGTACTTCGGCGTGCCGCCGCTGCTGCCTGAAGCGGTGCGCAATTGGCTCTTCGATCATGGCGTCGAGTTTTGGGCCGGCCTTTGCGCTCTCGGCGTCTATCACGGCGCGCGTTTCTCCGAGGTGATCCGCAGCGGTATCCAGTCGATTCCGAAGACCCAATTCGAAGCCGCCATCTCCACCGGACTGACGGTGGCGCAGTCCTATCGCTTGATCATCATTCCGATCGCGCTGCGCTTGATCGTGCCGCCGGCGACCAATGAATCGCTGAATCTCCTCAAGAACTCTTCGGTGGCACTGACCATCGGCGTTGCCGAACTGACTTTTCAAACACGTCAAATCGAAACCTACACCGCCAAAGCCTTTGAAGCGCTGGCGGCCGGCACGATTGTTTATCTCATTCTATGTCTGAGCATCGCGGCGCTGATGGCGCGCGTCGAAAAACGCTTCGCGATTCCCGGCATGATCGCCCAGGGCACGGGCGACTGACATGGACCTGCAGGTCATCACCAACAATTTTGCCTTCTTGATGCAGCAGGGCTTTTTCGGCATTGGCAACTTCGTCGGCGGCACGCTGCGCTTGGCCGTGCCGGCGATGGTCCTCGGCTTTTTGTTGGGCATCTTGATCGGCCTGGCGCGTTTATCGCGCTTGCGTTGGCTGCGTTGGTCGGCAACCGTTTACGTCGAATTTTTCCGCGGCGTGCCGTTGGTGATGGTGATCTTTTGGTTCTGGTTCATCATTCCGAACCTGCTCGGCAAATCGCTGCCGGAGTACAGCGTCGCGCTCACTGCGTTTGTTATCTTTGAAGCTGCTTATCTGGGCGAGATTATTCGCGCCGGTATTCAGTCCGTGCCCAAGGGCCAGGTCGAAGCCGCGACCGCGACGGGTTTGGCGCGCGCGCAGATGATGCGCTGGGTGATTTTGCCGCAGGCGTTGCGCAACATGCTGCCGGCGCTGGTGACGCAATTTATTGTCCTATTGAAAGATACCTCCCTCGCCTCGATCATCGGCTACGTCGACTTGACCAAAGCCGCGCAGATCGTCAACAACCGCGAAATCCGCCCCTTCGAGCTTTACCTCTTCATAGCGGTCATCTACTGGCTCTGCAGCTACGCGATGTCGAGCTACGCGCGCCATTTGGAAAAAAACCTGGCGCGAAGCTGAGATACTTCCGCCTCCGGGTTCCTAACCCGAACTATTCACGCCACGCGACACTGTGTAGGAGCGAAGGCCAAGCCGCCTTGTAGGGGCGACCGGCTGGTCGCCCTGTTCTG encodes the following:
- a CDS encoding GNAT family N-acetyltransferase — protein: MITIRSSLPEDAEGIRRVSESATATLRKTYRPNQKALENRKSFSSQLNRLVALVDGEIAGTTQFYRDGEALRIIGLFVHPDYRRRGVARAIVDEVVEIALKQGIDLLVTRTVKETGNVPIFEKMGFDVMSVHADEYSESDEFRQLSEVDLQKKIT
- a CDS encoding DoxX family protein — its product is MEKILGVYSDYAYALMRIVLGALFFCHGAQKIFGWFGGIDGKGSATALASLIGVAGAIELVAGVLLTLGLWAGYAAFVASGLMAAAYFIGHFPAGFWPLENKGVAAVLYCIVFLYIATRGAGVWSIDEALN
- a CDS encoding DUF4185 domain-containing protein → MSSIWLIVSMLLGCQVCSIPLTKAVATLIAPAAHAASTVPVVRQSGSSSPRLTFIPGSTQKVEQLIGDVDRETKRPTLSRTEERFGIIGTDLGYSFEHEGKLFFLFGDTIARGGTGDSIATTTAQSGEGGVRLDFVTGADGQWLKVRPPGVSMETNEVPLAGLSIGGRIYMMVRTNRTAGASTGSDISKLVRFDEQARRFELLRDVSRLPLGRFIQVSLYHATTPVAGLPSQGPAVLMWGNGAYRKSNAYLAVTPTQNWVTGEGTRYFAGLDAAGEPTWAADESHAAPLFEQPVIGDHSVTYVPQVGLWLMLYDAWPGRPDRPDAGVQLRTSMTPWGPWSAPEQVLRPVDAAKGRLMHMANTDDGLEWPLKKFNGMSRRSEQGAIYAPYVIERFTRVEGDRLKLYYTLSTWNPYVVLLMRSEFKVQ
- a CDS encoding LysM peptidoglycan-binding domain-containing protein, which encodes MFFNAAIVLLGILLSLVTGCVPAPFQAPPRPVAVVQPLPAAPAPPPPFTLSAEFQALAEVQDELDDEAANGLVWPAGMFAAAVKKEPEKPAQAAKPIDDSPTALQRVSGPLADDRLLDLLEKDLDKAVSQAPERRRLQLSKAVTDDPKVRHYVTLFSKTTRPYFAQLLARSGKYMPMIVKTLREAGLPDEMGYLALIESAFIPHAKSPAGAAGLWQFVPDTARIYGLRIDSWVDERFDPAKSTRAAASYLKDLHERYGRWFFATAAYNSGPSILDNALQRTKNQDFQSLGVNRRLSAETRNFVPKFVAAALIATDPRKYGFEQLRYETPLEYDEVEVREPMKLETIAAMTGSDLRLLTELNPALLRGQTPPGERNYRVKIPEGRSLMLAKAMAPKKEIRETVEPPKEPKETKDQPETEVITYEVKRGETLYSIARRYGQTVRSLMALNGLTSAKVRAGQQLRILVDTLRGALR
- a CDS encoding BrnT family toxin — translated: MVKARQNARKHRVTFERGATVFKDPNALSLFDDEKQYQRK
- a CDS encoding citrate synthase, with the translated sequence MASETLTITDNRTGKTYEVPIKHGAVKATDLFQIKVTEDDGLVVYDPGFMNTASCQSRITYIDGDKGILRYRGYPIEQIAEQSTYLETAYLILNGELPNEKQLADFSHNVTFHSIIHENIKKLIDGFHHDAHPMGILVSTVGALSTFYPDAKKIFDAGNRRMQTYRLISKMPTLAAFAYRHSLGQPYAYPDNDLSYTGNFLNMLFKMTELKYKPNAVLEKALDLLFILHADHEQNCSTNAMRGIGSSQPDPYSAVAGAAAALYGPLHGGANEAVLRMLMEIGSKDKVPDFIKKVKGGDGRLMGFGHRVYKNYDPRAKIIKKTADEVFEVTGRNPLLDIALELERIALSDDYFIKRKLYPNVDFYSGLIYQSMGLPMDMFPVLFAIPRTSGWIAQWEEMLTDPEQKLARPKQLYLGAAPRDFVPMSKRK
- a CDS encoding aldo/keto reductase; amino-acid sequence: MTRRQLLRAFLASGLYMKCASAMAATTTPMIRRVIPQSGETLPVIGLGTWQTFDVGGESERAPLRAVLREFAAYGGSVIDSSPMYGRSESVAGDLIAEATLTAKIFFATKVWTQGREPGIRQMEESFRRLRTPRMDLLQVHNLVDWRTHLATLRSWKEPGKLRYIGVTHYTESGYGDLERVMKAEPLDFVQLNYSIAERSAEKRLLALAAERKIAVLVNRPFGGGGLIKRVLPYPLPSFAAQVDCSSWAQLLLKFAISHPAVTCAIPATSKVAHLRDNMQAGFGALPDQAMRAHIARHVEAL